DNA from Hwangdonia lutea:
TAGTTTTTTAGCATAATTTTCCATCACATCGTGCAATAACTGGAAACTATTAAACTGCAACCGTGGGTCGCTTTTCTTTCCGGTGTCTTTATTTACCCAACCTTCGCGCACAAAAGTTTTAACAAATACAAAATTGTTTTTCATTAAAAAATGGCGGAATTTTAAATACTCCTCACCAAAAATTCTAAACTCAAAACTATCGGTGTAATCTTCAATAGTAAATAGTGCCCATCCTTTACCCTGTTTACTCACACGGTGTTGCACATCGGTTACTACGCCACCGAAAACAATTTCCCGATTCACGTAAGGCTCTAAATTATTAAACATGGCAACCGTACCGTTACAAAAGGTTTTCATTTCGGTTTTAAAATCATCCAACGGATGTCCAGAAATATAAACGCCGACAACTTCGCGTTCTTTACTCAATTTTTCCATGGTACCCCATTCTTCGCATGGTGGCACTTCGGGTTCTGCAATTTGCACTTCGCTCGCCTCACCAAACAAACTTACCTGCGCAGAGTTTTCGTTCTCTTTGTGTTTTTGAGCATACTTTATGGCTTTTTCAAGAAACGTAATACCATCGCCAGCATCATGAAAAAATTGTGCTCTGTGGGTATCGGCCAAACTATCAAAACCCCCTGCTAATGCTAAATTTTCAAACGCTTTTTTATTGGCTGCACGTAAATCTATCCGCTTTGCGAAATCGAAAATAGATTTATAATGGCCATCCTTTTTTCTGTTTTCAACAATCGTCATCACCGCACCGTGGCCAACACCTTTAATAGCGCCCATACCAAAACGCACCGCATTATCTTGGTTTACCGAAAACTTGTAGTAACTTTCGTTTACATCGGGCCCGAGCACGTTTAATTTCATGCGTTTACATTCCTCCATAAAAAAGGTAACCTGCTTAATATCGTTCATGTTATTGGACAGCACTGCGGCCATATATTCGGCAGGATAATGGGCTTTTAAATAAGCCGTTTGGTAAGCAATCCACGCATAACAAGTGGAATGCGATTTGTTAAAGGCGTAACTCGCAAAGGCCTCCCAGTCTTTCCAAACTTTTTCTAGAATTTTGGCATCATGTCCGTTTGCGCTGGCTTGTTCAATAAATTTCGGCTTCATTTTATCGAGTACCGCAATCTGCTTTTTTCCCATGGCTTTACGCAACACATCGGCTTCACCTTTAGAGAAATTCGCCAGTTTTTGCGAAAGCAACATCACTTGCTCTTGATATACCGTAATACCGTAAGTTTCCTTAAGGTATTCTTCCATGGCTGGCAAATCGTACTCAATATCCTCGTCGCCATGTTTTCTGCGCACGAAACTCGGAATGTATTCCATGGGACCCGGTCGATACAGGGCATTCATCGCAATTAAATCCTCAAAAACAGTGGGCTTTAAATCTTTAAGGTGTTTTTGCATGCCCGGAGATTCGTATTGGAATACACCAACCGTTTCTCCGCGTTGGAATAGTGCATACGTTTCTTCATCGTCTAAAGGAAATGAATCTGGATCGAGCTGAATACCATGTTTTGCTTTTACGATTTTTACGGTGTCTTTAATTAGAGTCAGCGTTTTCAACCCTAAAAAATCCATTTTTAACAAACCGGCATCTTCAACCACCGAGTTATCAAATTGGGTTACGTACAAATCGGAATCTTTTGCCGTAGCCACGGGAACGAATTTGGTAATATCGTCTGGGGTAATGATAACCCCACACGCATGAATTCCGGTATTTCGCACCGAACCTTCAAGCGTTCGTGCGAGGTTTACCGTTTCTGCTTCCAAATCGTCACCTTCAGAAATATTTAAAAGCTGATTAACTTTCTCCAGATCCTCAGTCCTAAATTTTTTAGCCAACTCCTTTTCATCCACACCAAATATCTTTCCGAGTTTAGACATGGTTGGGATGAGTTTTGCAATTCTATCGGCATCAAACAACGGTAAATCGAGTACCCGCGCCGTATCTCGAATGGAGGATTTTGCTGCCATGGTACCATAGGTAATAATTTGCGCGACTTGGTTGGCACCGTATTTCTCAATCACGTAATCCATTACACGGCTTCGACCTTCGTCATCAAAATCGATATCGATATCGGGCATACTAACACGGTCTGGATTTAAAAAACGCTCAAAAAGTAAATCGTATTTAAGCGGATCGATATTGGTAATCCAAAGGCAATATGCCACTACCGAACCTGCTGCCGAACCACGCCCGGGACCAACGGACACATCCATATTTCGGGCTTCGCGAATAAAATCTTCAACAATCAAGAAATATCCGGGATACCCTGTGTTTTCAATAACGCTTAACTCAAAATCGAGACGCTCTTTAACCTCATCGGATAAATCTTCTCCGTAGCGTTTTTTCGCGCCCTCGTAAGTTAAATGACGTAAATACGCGTTTTCACCACGTTTGCCGCCATCGGTTAAATCGGCTTCATGTTTAAACTGTTCAGGAATATCGAAGGCAGGCAATAACACATCGCGAGCCAATTGGAAGGCTTCAACTTTATCGACTACTTCTTGAATATTTGCAATTGCCTCGGGTACATCTTTAAAGCTATTTTTCATGGCTTCAGAAGACTTAAAATAATACTCCTGATTGGGCAATCCGTACCGATAGCCGCGACCACGACCAATGGGTGTGGCCTGCTTTTCGCCGTCCTTTACACAAAGTAAAATGTCGTGTGCATTGGCATCTTCTTGCTTTCTGTAATAGGTGTTGTTGGTGGCCACCAGCTTAACATCGTGCTTTTTTGCCAGTTGAATTAACGTAGGATTCACACGATTTTCATCTTCTTGATTATGACGCATTAACTCGACATACAAATCGTCTCCAAACTCGTTTTTCCA
Protein-coding regions in this window:
- the dnaE gene encoding DNA polymerase III subunit alpha, which gives rise to MYLIFDTETTGLPKRWDAPITDTDNWPRCIQIAWQLHDAMGNCIDHQDYLVQPDGFNIPYDAEKIHGISTELAHEQGVPLAEVLEKFNEALCKTKFVVGQNVKFDLNIMGAEFVRGDVANQLQELPVLDTCTEHTASLCQIPGGRYGKFKLPTLTELHEFLFNTPFAEAHNATADVEATTRCFLELIRLGEYTKEQLDVQPDYFENFKKENPDTIQLIGLKHINLKKESAKINARLQKAQTVDISSAEIKQNVSELKEVDFVHLHNHSQFSVLQSTMSVSDIVAAAAEFNMPAVALTDHANMMGAFHFVNAVNKHNKDVKAKIEAAKATGETATAKEIKPIIGCEFFVCENHLDKTRKDNGYQIVLLAKNKNGYHNLAKLSSHAFVNGFYYLPRIDKKLIQEYKEDLICLTGNLYGEVPSKVLNIGENQAEEALLWWKNEFGDDLYVELMRHNQEDENRVNPTLIQLAKKHDVKLVATNNTYYRKQEDANAHDILLCVKDGEKQATPIGRGRGYRYGLPNQEYYFKSSEAMKNSFKDVPEAIANIQEVVDKVEAFQLARDVLLPAFDIPEQFKHEADLTDGGKRGENAYLRHLTYEGAKKRYGEDLSDEVKERLDFELSVIENTGYPGYFLIVEDFIREARNMDVSVGPGRGSAAGSVVAYCLWITNIDPLKYDLLFERFLNPDRVSMPDIDIDFDDEGRSRVMDYVIEKYGANQVAQIITYGTMAAKSSIRDTARVLDLPLFDADRIAKLIPTMSKLGKIFGVDEKELAKKFRTEDLEKVNQLLNISEGDDLEAETVNLARTLEGSVRNTGIHACGVIITPDDITKFVPVATAKDSDLYVTQFDNSVVEDAGLLKMDFLGLKTLTLIKDTVKIVKAKHGIQLDPDSFPLDDEETYALFQRGETVGVFQYESPGMQKHLKDLKPTVFEDLIAMNALYRPGPMEYIPSFVRRKHGDEDIEYDLPAMEEYLKETYGITVYQEQVMLLSQKLANFSKGEADVLRKAMGKKQIAVLDKMKPKFIEQASANGHDAKILEKVWKDWEAFASYAFNKSHSTCYAWIAYQTAYLKAHYPAEYMAAVLSNNMNDIKQVTFFMEECKRMKLNVLGPDVNESYYKFSVNQDNAVRFGMGAIKGVGHGAVMTIVENRKKDGHYKSIFDFAKRIDLRAANKKAFENLALAGGFDSLADTHRAQFFHDAGDGITFLEKAIKYAQKHKENENSAQVSLFGEASEVQIAEPEVPPCEEWGTMEKLSKEREVVGVYISGHPLDDFKTEMKTFCNGTVAMFNNLEPYVNREIVFGGVVTDVQHRVSKQGKGWALFTIEDYTDSFEFRIFGEEYLKFRHFLMKNNFVFVKTFVREGWVNKDTGKKSDPRLQFNSFQLLHDVMENYAKKLSIQVDIKDLNEQKIVALKELINMHPGNQALNFLVYDTKEKIKLTMPSRKQKVKVCQELLGELEARDVRFKLN